Within Anaerolineae bacterium, the genomic segment AGGCCCACCAACGTCGCCAAGCACCTACGACATCAACGAGGCGATCTTGAGAAAGGATTCCAGGAGGCGGCGGTAATCGTCGAGCGCGAGTTTTTCACCGCCACCGTCCACCAAGGCTATATCGAGCCTCAAAACGTCGTTGCCCTCTACAACACCGACGGCCAAGTGACCATCTGGTGCAGTACCCAGGGGGCCTTTGGCGTGCGTGACCAGGTCTCTGAGATCCTACAGATCCCCGTCTCCCGGATCCGGGTGATCCCGACCGAGATCGGTGGCGGATTTGGCGGCAAAAACAGCGTCTATCTTGAACCGGTGGCGGTGTTGCTCTCGAAGAAGAGCGGTTATCGGCCGGTGAAGCTGGTGATGAGCCACCGAGAGGTCCTGGCAGCCACCGGCCCTACTGCGGCCTCGTACATTCGGGTCAAGATGGGGGCCGATCGGAATGGCCGGATCACGGCCGCCGAGGCGTACCTGGCTTACGCAGCTGGTGCCTTTCCCGGCTCGCCTGTAGATGCCGCGATGACGATCATCTTCGGCCCATATCGGATCGAAAACCTCCGAATTGACGGCTACGATGTGGTAGTCAATCGGCCAAAGACCTCAGCCTATCGGGCACCGGGCGCGACCAACGCCGCCTTTGCCTGCGAGACAGTGGTAGATGAGCTGTGCGAGAAGTTGGGAATGGATCCGATCGAATTCCGACTCCTCAACGGTGTCCGGGAGGGCGATCGGCGGGCCGACGGGCCTGCTTACCCGCGCATCGGCTATTTAGAGACGCTGCAGGCAGCTAGAGCGCATCCACACTACACAGCCCCGCTAGAAGGCCCTCATCGGGGCCGCGGGGTAGCGTCGGGCTGCTGGCTCAACTACGGCGGCAAATCCAGCGCCTCGGCCCACGTCAACGCTGACGGGACTGTGACCCTGGTGATGGGTTCAGTAGACATCGGGGGTGGCACTCGCACAGCCATTGCCATGCAACTGGCGGAAACGCTGGACATCCCCCTCGAGGATATCAAACCGCGTATGGCTGACACCGACTCCGTTGGATACACCGAGGGAACCTATGGTAGCCGAACGACCTTCGCCACCGGCTGGGTCGCCTACGAGCTAGGCCAAAGCCTAAAACGGCAACTCATTGAGCGGGCCGCACAACTTTGGGAGGTAAGCCCGGATCAAGTGACCTACGTTGACGGCGTCTTTTCGGCCAACGGAGAACGCCTCACCTTCAAGGAGCTGGCGGCTCGGCTGGATGAGACGGATGGCCCAGTAGTGGCCAGCGCGGCGATCCATGCCCGACGGGAGGGCCCAGCCTTCACCACACACATCGTAGATGTGGAGGTGGACCCGGAGACCGGCAAAGTCCAGATCCTGCGCTATACCGCCGTACAGGATGTCGGCACTGCGATTCATCCCACCCTGGTCGAAGGCCAGATCCAAGGCGCAGCAGCTCAGGGCATTGGCTGGGGATTGAACGAAGAGTACGTCTACGACGAAGAAGGCCATCTGGTCAACGCCAGTTTCTTGGATTATCGCATCCCTACCTGTATGGACCTGCCGATGATAGACACCGTCCTCGTCGAGGTGCCAAACCCGAACCACCCATATGGGGTGCGCGGCGTGGGCGAGGTTTCCATCGTGCCGCCGCCGGCGGCCATCGCTAACGCAATCTATCGGGCAGTGGGCGTGCGCTTGAATGTGCTGCCCATGTCGCCTGCCCGCATTCTGGAAGCACTCTGGCAGCGAGGGCAAACATAAAGGTTTGATCAAGGAGCGAATGACGTGCCTGTGGTGTGGATTCCCGCCTTGCTGCGCGAGCTCACCGGCGGGCAGGAACAAGTGGTCGTGCCCGGCGAGACAGTACGGCAGGTGATCGAGAGCCTGGAGGCTCGCTTTCCGGGCATCCGGGAACGGTTGATGGAGGGAGATCGGTTACGGCCCGGCCTCGCCGTAGTGGTAGATGACGAGGTAAGCCGAGAGCGGTTACGCCACCGTTTGACTGAGACGAGCGAGGTGCACTTCGTGCCGGCGATCAGCGGAGGTAAATGACGACTTTACCCAATTGACCCCTTAATTGCGAGGATCCGCTGCATCGCGCAAGCCATCGCCTATCAGGTTGACGGCCAAGATCGTCAAGGTCAAGGCGATCCCCGGCGCAGCGGCGATCCAAGGGGCTTGTCGCAGGTAAAGGCGTCCCTCATTCAGCATTGCCCCCCATTCCGGCACTCCAGGCGGAGCCCCCAACCCCAGGAAGCTGAGCGCTGAGGCATTGAGCATGGCCCATCCCGCCTGTAGGGTTGCGATGACGATTATCACACCGGCTATGTTGGGCAAGATGTGCCGGATCAGGATACGGCTTTCCGTACATCCCACGGCCCGTGCCGCCGTTATATATCGCATCCGTCGCGTTTGCCTCACTGCGCTACGCACCACGCGCACGGCGGTCGGCAGCCCAGCCAATCCTACTCCCAGAGCAGTGCCTTCTATCCCCGGTCCGATTACTGCGACGATCAACAGCGCCAGCAGCAAGTACGGGATCGCTAAGATGACATCGGTGAGACGGCTGATGAGCTCGTCCATCACTCCGCCGAAATAGCCGGCGAGCAAGCCCAACAAGGTCCCTGGCAGGATGGCTATAATCGTGGCGATCATCGCCGCGCTGAACGTGAGCCTGCCCCCGTACAGCACCCGGCTCATCACATCGCGTCCGAACATGTCAGTCCCTGCTAGGTGAG encodes:
- a CDS encoding ABC transporter permease, whose translation is MTASPPPLADDRRPPIRPYPIPTRRPIPRPWPAAFPPRRPVRRNRAALIALAMLTLIGAATLMAPLIAPADPMAVHLEAALRPPSRAHLAGTDMFGRDVMSRVLYGGRLTFSAAMIATIIAILPGTLLGLLAGYFGGVMDELISRLTDVILAIPYLLLALLIVAVIGPGIEGTALGVGLAGLPTAVRVVRSAVRQTRRMRYITAARAVGCTESRILIRHILPNIAGVIIVIATLQAGWAMLNASALSFLGLGAPPGVPEWGAMLNEGRLYLRQAPWIAAAPGIALTLTILAVNLIGDGLRDAADPRN
- a CDS encoding xanthine dehydrogenase family protein molybdopterin-binding subunit, producing the protein MRTMDQETKTEEGKQRAYRVIGTTPIRFDGVDKVTGRALYGADIRLPGMLYGAVLRSPHAHARIRSIDTRQAEALPEVKAVVTAADLPDLEDKMAAVGEASVVNLRYQSNNVLARDKVLYHGHAIAAVAATNPHIAEEALALIKVEYEVLPPVLDVREAMREDAPILLEDLRTEELGHKGDRPTNVAKHLRHQRGDLEKGFQEAAVIVEREFFTATVHQGYIEPQNVVALYNTDGQVTIWCSTQGAFGVRDQVSEILQIPVSRIRVIPTEIGGGFGGKNSVYLEPVAVLLSKKSGYRPVKLVMSHREVLAATGPTAASYIRVKMGADRNGRITAAEAYLAYAAGAFPGSPVDAAMTIIFGPYRIENLRIDGYDVVVNRPKTSAYRAPGATNAAFACETVVDELCEKLGMDPIEFRLLNGVREGDRRADGPAYPRIGYLETLQAARAHPHYTAPLEGPHRGRGVASGCWLNYGGKSSASAHVNADGTVTLVMGSVDIGGGTRTAIAMQLAETLDIPLEDIKPRMADTDSVGYTEGTYGSRTTFATGWVAYELGQSLKRQLIERAAQLWEVSPDQVTYVDGVFSANGERLTFKELAARLDETDGPVVASAAIHARREGPAFTTHIVDVEVDPETGKVQILRYTAVQDVGTAIHPTLVEGQIQGAAAQGIGWGLNEEYVYDEEGHLVNASFLDYRIPTCMDLPMIDTVLVEVPNPNHPYGVRGVGEVSIVPPPAAIANAIYRAVGVRLNVLPMSPARILEALWQRGQT
- a CDS encoding MoaD/ThiS family protein; this translates as MPVVWIPALLRELTGGQEQVVVPGETVRQVIESLEARFPGIRERLMEGDRLRPGLAVVVDDEVSRERLRHRLTETSEVHFVPAISGGK